In the genome of Thermoplasma sp. Kam2015, the window ATATGAAGGTGGTATGTGATATGAATATAGGAGTCATAGGTTTTCAGGGAGATGTTCAGGAACACTTGAACATGCTGAAGAAGATTTCAATAAAGAATAGGGAAGTCAAAACGGTTGATGTACGAAGAATAGCGGATCTCCAGAAAGTAGATGCTCTGATCATACCTGGCGGGGAAAGTACCACTATATACAAACTGGTAACGGAATATGGCTTATACGACGCAATAAAGCAGAGGGCCAGCGATGGTATGCCTGTGATGGCGACATGTGCAGGACTCATAATAATATCCAAGGAAACAAATGACGAGAGGGTCAAGGGTATGGGCCTCATAGATGTAACGGTAAAGAGAAATGCCTACGGGAGGCAGGTCATGTCGTTCGAAACTGATGTGGACATAAAAGGAATAGGAAGATTTCCAGCCGTTTTCATAAGGGCTCCGGTCATAGAGGATCCTGGAAGATCTGAGATCATGGCAGCGCTCGATGGAACTCCAGTGATGGTTAGGCAGGGAAACATACTGGCCATGACGTTCCATCCTGAACTCACGGGCGATGCGAGGATACATGAATACTTCATATCCATGGCATGGGGGAGAGGGGGGTATATTTCCACTGCAGATGTGAAAAGGTGATGGTATGAGGACAGTACTTTATGATGAACATGCAAGGCTCAACGCAAAGTTTACGGAGTTCAACGGATGGGATATGCCTCTCTATTATAGAAGTATAATAGATGAGCATATGGCCGTCAGGAAACATGTTGGCATATTTGACGTATCGCATATGGGCGACATTACCGTGATCGGAAAGGATGCTTCAAGATTCCTTGATCACATGTTTCCGA includes:
- the pdxT gene encoding pyridoxal 5'-phosphate synthase glutaminase subunit PdxT, which gives rise to MNIGVIGFQGDVQEHLNMLKKISIKNREVKTVDVRRIADLQKVDALIIPGGESTTIYKLVTEYGLYDAIKQRASDGMPVMATCAGLIIISKETNDERVKGMGLIDVTVKRNAYGRQVMSFETDVDIKGIGRFPAVFIRAPVIEDPGRSEIMAALDGTPVMVRQGNILAMTFHPELTGDARIHEYFISMAWGRGGYISTADVKR